The genome window acaaggctttcgcagatagcttttcacagacagttgtaatttatcattgagcggggagtaataggcgtgcgcgatgttattcaccgccacaacgcaagggggcgcgaaatcgctaggagtagttggtgggtgtggttagtggagtgtttatcatcCGGTTACTtaaaatgactagaactggagtcgtatagatgtacgtacttcctcacttcctcgatcaaccgctctttgtgctgctccatctttgctcgtgtttttaaaaatgccggtcgtgaaaacaaaacaaaccgggaaagtagggaagcggaagtgcgtgtacagcggatgtagagtggaccaatcagagccctcttgtctgcgacgctgtctgcgaggcttctgcggtggtcacaatttttgggaggtgcgcgcagagcgtctgcgaaggtggggggctacgcagacgccatctgcaaggactgcattgtcagcataaattggcctttactatatccttcctggcagctcaaaccaatctggccattttcctctgagctctcttatcaacaaggcgtttccgcccacagaactttttttttttttttccctccctctgtgtgaaaaccccaggagatcagcagtttctgaaatcctcaaaccaacacccatgccacagtgaaagaaagtcacactttgagatcacaatttctcccgttctgatgtgtgaacattagggctgtaacgatacaccaactcacgattcgattcgtatcgcgatttttgacccacgattcgatacacccacgatgattttttaaatgttgtttttttaaagtagtaaatttgacttattaacatttacttacttacattaactatttaataacaaataattcagaccactgcagagaatgagtaatatgtatgcaaaaatgaacaaatgtatatccaaagattgttttatttctcaaaataatactgttgagccggaagctctgtgtttttcggttctgaaaaagtcatttttccaaatcgtgtaaatccgttaagattttttttggggggggtggcgctctcactctcatagggccaatgattttctgtgattgcggaaaacagatggaaattacggaatttttatggtgaaacattgctcgcgtgtcaaaatgtaactgccgcagaaggcttccgcccaagcagacatgccttcagtgttgccagatattgctaacgttttccaccccaaaatatgttcaaaaccagccaaaaagcacctaaacctgcccaatctggcaacactgcatgcctttccggtcaagtgattgtgattggcttgtggcacacctagccagccaatgagctgcttgtttacagattcgctccctgcgtcgcaaccagaatggcgaccgcttaaaagaaacgaatgctctgccagtggcgagtgtggacgttgcgtgactcgcagaagattgtcgcaggtcgacgaaaaaacgacttactaatagatataaaaaataaaagtaatttaagtcagtttaaaatgtaatttaaataagttcaattcataaattgaagtttggaagcgcctctgtttttgggctgaggagaagcttgaaagggtgtaccgcgattctgccgccttgtatcgcgacacggatcgtggctctgcgtatcgcgatttcgatacgcatattgttacagccctagtgaacATGGAACTGAAGCTCTCGATTCGTATCGTGCGTCGtgctgctgattagaaaactacaTTACGTTAGAACAAATGCTGCTGTTCTAAGAAATGAATCACGCGACAGCGCTGCGGTGTAAACGGCTGCATGTCAAACCTTATTTCTCGGTCCTACAGGAAGGAAGAAGCTTGACGATCAAACTTCGAAAGAGGAAGACTGACAAAAAGGTGGAGTGGTCCAGTGACACGGTGGACAACGAACACATGGGTCGCAGGTCCTCGAAGTGTGAGTACACGCCAGCTTTCCAGCGCATTGAGTACAACTCGCTCCTCCATTAAAAGCTTGATCAGACTGTGTTTCGCTCCCTCACGTCTACAGGTTGTTGCGTTTACGAGAAGCCCCGACAGTTTGGCGAGTCCTCTACAGAGAGCGAAGGAGAGGATGAGGAAGGGTGCGGTAGCGCGCACTGCATTCTCGGCCACGGGAGAGGACACGGACAGAGAGGGGACAGCGGTGGCACCACTACGCCCCCGAGCTCCGGTGGAACAAACCCTCACTAATCAGGAGTGAAAGAGCACTGGGTGGGCTGGtggcaaaaaaaagaaaatgcggCACGGACACGTTCATAATTTTACATCCGGCTACTCACAGCAAAATAAAGTCACTGCGTTGTTTCAAATTGCGATTCGATGCAGAGTGAGAGCTTTTAGTTCATGCaggttgattttatttttttaattttttttttcctgctgtcaTTGTGATTAGTGAGAAAACAGCTGAATGCTGTGGAGAATCTTTTTGGGATTTGTTGTACATAGGATAtgggttttaattttttttttttaattcaatttttCTATTTATTTGCATCTTTCAGATCAGTTATATCTTGTTATACATTCTCATTTTAACGCAAGTGAAGATCAAGCCAGTGGTTATAGTAAATCtataaaataaacagaaaaacaCATTAGATTTTTGTTTTAGCTGATGATTTAGAAAGCAGGGTCCATTCCAAAGACTTGAGGTGAGACTCTGCTCACCAGGAgactgctgctgatgatgatgatgattgtattACAGCTGGAGTAGACGCAATTATTAGAGCTTATAAAGAGGTAAtgcgctgcctttttttttttttttctcccccccatcCTCAGTGAGTACATGCGACACTTCACATAGTACGTTAACGTTTTCACTCATTTACATGAACACGGCGAGTCATTTTCTTCATGTCATCACGTTTCCTAGTGACACTACTGATTCTTTTCTGACAATCAGACGAGTATAGCTAACGAAGGCATTGTGCATGTACGTACTAACGGCAGGAAGCTTCACAGTTGCGCTGGAATTACATTTAGTATTGCCTAAACCGACTTCAGTATCAGCTGCATCTCTATTTGAAAGATTAAAAGGAGCAAAGGATCTAATGTTCAAATCAGTACCATGTGAGAAATACTGTAAAATCCCAGTGATGTCAGCATGTTcagtaataaataaatgaaaaagcgTTTGGTACATATGAGGCGTGTGAATTTCTGAGAGAGAGCAACGATGAAAGAGATGACTTGGCCAGCTGAAATGGTTATAATGCATAAATAATACACGTAGAATCAATTATTTAAGTTGTACATTAAAGCGTCTTCCTTAATGAAGTatttgaaggggaaaaaaaaaatgctatgttTCATCCGAACTCTTTAAACGGCTTGTTTGAGATATAATGCACATGACTAAAAAAATACACAGTTTAAAGGCAGGGAAGGTAATTATGAACAAAACCAGAAAGAGTAATCAAGATTTTGAAAGAATCCAAATGAAAAATCCCGCCCCGTCTCCAAAGCCACtcttccaaaacacatgaacgcgcactgcctgactcCTGAGTATCGAAGGAGGAGCAGAGCGAGTCGAACATGGCTGTTGCTAGGACTCAGCTGTCGACGAGCTTGTGAGCTTTTGCAACATGGATGTCTAGCTTTCTGGAAGACTCCGGTCACGTGTCATGTGTGCACGAGCATTACATTAatggcgtttagcagacgctctcagccagagcgatgtacaacatacccggagcagttggaggttaggtgcctagccattcctgctggtcctgggaatttGGTCCCAATGCTTTTTCTCCAACCGTTAGGCCAGGGCTTCCCTCACAGgtaggtcaagtcaaagtcccttccgtgCCAggtcctggtcttcccaggcagtctcctgtcccagtactaactagtCTTTTGAGGCGCATTGGGCGGTGCCAatatccgtttctatagccctctacctctcgcctattatatagctagtgtTACGGTGaggggtaaccgcaagagtttgactccctactcgcatctgtattgcagtacgTCTTACCAAATGgcagtgggtaccatttttatggtggtctttggtatgacctgaccgcaagtagaactcgcgatctctcgGTTGAGagccagacatgctaaccactaggccagctcgtggtaAACAGGCAGGTAGACCAGCCAATCAATTTattcagacccagtgaaatgattGGATGAACTTTTTACAGCCCTGCGACTACAACAAACAAGGAATTTTTTCTTTTTGTCGTCATTTGATTATATAAAAAATGAAGCCACAAGTGGTGATGAAGGGCCCAAGTACCTCtggtataccaaatctggcatgaatccaacaaactgccatgGCGAAGaacgtcaaaatgtaacacgtcaaaacgcacaaaaccaaaaataactcactctCTGTTGAGTATGGttaatacaatgtacattacaattttgttcatcttggggcaccctactcacctaccaaatttgacacggataggtgaaactatataccagacAAAAGTCTCAAATGACATGTAGGGGCACTATGGAGTCCTCCGGAGCTACAGCGCTCACCTTTAGTTTTGATTCGATCCACGGCTCCAGCTTGACTTTAAAcgctcataactcggccaccggaGGTCCGAGAGAAGCCAAATTTCACAGCCACCTCCCTTGAAACCGTCCACAACGAACCAGCACCACCACGGGATGTTATTCGCTGCGGCGCAAGTTCTGGTGGTAGGGCCAaggctctatccctgagtagcagtggccaggactgatgtgtctaccaaatttcatgaatttttgCCCATGGGACCCACCTtgaaaatggccaagtcttgaagaagaatccttaggaaaacaatagggccttgcacctcagtacagtgccctctggtggacacTAGAAGCCGCACACCTCCAGTGTTCAGGCCGTTGCTTTGAAATAAGTAGGCAGGGTTAAATGTTTACTGCAGTCAACAACTAGAGGGCAACATTTTGGCTTCATTTGTTTACCACAGACTTTATTTTCCCTCTCAGGGTTACTCAGCATCTTCATCCTCACTCAAACACACGATTACTGTTGAATAAAACTGTACAGTGTGATGAAGTTCTTTCCTGTACGGAGATTCAGAGCTCGAATTTCAACTGCCACCACCTGTGAATGCACCTGTATCAGCTTGGGCAAGGTCATGGTGGATCTGGGAACGCAGGACATGAGGTGGGAATACTCCCAGTCCATGTCCATCACAGCACCATACATACACATTCAGAGCTAGGAGCTATTTTGTTTGAACTAGTTTACAATACCAAGTGAGCTTAAACCTGTACTAGTCAGTAGCTGCATgaggatatacactaccgttcaaaagtttggggtcacccagacaattttgtgtttcccatgaaaagtcacacttttatttaccaccataagttgtaaaatgaatagaaaatatagtcaagacatttttctggccattttgagcatttaatcgaccccacaaatgtgacgctccagaaactcaatctgctcaaaggaaggtcagttttatagcttctctaaagagctcaactgttttcagctgtgctaacatgattgtacaagggttttctaatcatccattagccttctgaggcaatgagcaaacacattgtaccattagaacactggagtgagagttgctggaaatgggcctctatacacctatggagatattgcaccaaaaaccagacatttgcagctagaatagtcatttaccacattagcaatgtctcatctcatctcattatctctagccgctttatccttctatagggtcgcaggcaagctggagcctatcccagctgactacgggcgaaaggcggggtacaccctggacaagtcgccaggtcatcacagggctgacacatagacacagacaaccattcacactctcattcacacctacgctcaatttagagtcaccagttaacctaacctgcatgtctttggactgtgggggaaaccggagcacccggaggaaacccacgcggacacggggagaacatgcaaactccgcacagaaaggccctcgccggccacggggctcgaacccggaccttcttgctgtgaggcgacagcgctaaccactacaccaccgtgccgccacattagcaatgtatagagtggatttctgattagtttaaagtgagcttcattgaaaagaacagtgcttttctttcaaaaataaggacatttcaaagcgaccccaaacttttgaacggtagtgtaattataCCCACAGTCTCATTCCATAAAGATGTCTACTCTGTCCTATCAAAGAAAGTATCAATATGTAAAACTAAATATTTCACGTCCTGCCATTTACATGCCACGCCCTCCACTGAACGATATACCGAGTGATTGTGGAACTGTAAAAGCGTGGAGCTGTGCATGGCTTTTGCTTTGTGCTCGATATCCCGTCCCCACAGGAAAGAGGCATGGGTCGGAGTTGTTTAATCAGAGGTAGCTGGTGCAGAAACGCCTCGAAATTTGTAGAAAGTCAACTAGGAATTCACACATGGTCTTTCTTCTAAAGTTCACTGGGTCGTTCCAAAACTTGGATGAAAATACTTTTGGTGTGCAGGATTGTACTGGAAACTATAAAACTCAATTTGTTCCAAGCACCGGTTCCATCAGAACAGAACCTCCCAACGGCAATTTTGATCACCATGATGCAATAACAACGAACGCATtggccagtttattaggaacagtcaagtcaagtttatttgtatagcgcttttaacaataaacattgtcgcaaagcagctttacagaatttgaacgacttaaaacatgagctaattttatccccaatgagcaagcctgtggcaaggataaactccctcagacgacatgaggaagaaacctcgagaggaaccagactcaaaagggaacccatcctcatttaggcaacaacagtcctaacataaagtcagcttcactgatgctataaaccccccaccaacggaaaccagTTTTGCGCtcggttcacgacaaccgcagtcctaaagtcagcaagtcaactgcagtccccaaccacaaaagcaccactgcaagagtccagagcgtcctccaggcgcgacccccaactgtccacatggggccgtcctccacaggagcgatacaatgagactccaaccagacacagggcaccaggatggatctggcaatgtcacctgaataagtaggaacagtatacatattgcactgagtacaagcagggactccggcaactaactatgaccgcataactaaaaggggagagccagaaggtaacacaggcatgagggagccccgggacataaagcagccagccactacaccgtcaacaaactcgagtgagcaagcgagtggggactgacagcatccatacatcccagtttaccaaaacactctatgtctgaggaccctccagatctacacctttacctcataaacaccattaacacaaggctcgactaaacagatatgttttcagcctagacttaaatgctgagaccgtGTCACCCGTACACCTGCTGTTTCATGCCGTTAtgctgacagcagcacaatgcatcaaatcatgcagaaacaaatcaagagcttcagttcatgttcaaacatcagaacgggagaaattgtgatctcaaagtgtgactttctttcactgtggcatgggtgttggtttgagtatttcagaatctgctgatctcctggggttttcacacacaacattctctagagtttacacagacagaatggtgcgaaaaacaaaaaacatcatcgagtGAGCGATGACggctctgtgggtggaaacaaacgccttgttgatgagagaggtcagaggaaaatgaccagattggttcgagctttttggccaggaaggatatagtaactctttataaccgtgctgagcagaaaagcatctcagcatgcaacagcagaacaacacactgggttccagtcctgcagccaagaacaggagtcttagaatcaagttcctgttaaagtggccgatgagtgtatATGTATGTTTCACGGAGAGGGGGAACGACACACACCAGAACCCAGATGATTTATTTCAGGCTCACTGTGCTGATCAGTGATCATTAAGCctgtggtcacactacagctcgagaTGGGTTGGCGAATACTTggcgataaaaaaaaaatagatagcaTGGACGGCGAATGTGCTTCGTGAGTTGTTTTTTTGTGTCTGCCTGCCTCACGACTGTCCAAAAATATCAGTGCATGCAGTGAAATCTGGCAGCGATGAAATCCGTTTTTGTCGGCAAACTAAGCggcgaatactcgcagatgggtttgggaatgggAATGTTCCCCTGAGCTTTGGGAAGTAtcagcgagctgtagtgtgactataGCCGTAAGAACTGTGAAAAATCTTGGTTACATCACacttacacttgtgttcaaaataatagcagtccaacacgactaaccagatcagtcactgtttttggtggaaattatattactacatggcaaataatttaccagtaggtgtagtagagtcatagaaaaccaacagacccaacattcatgatatgcatgctccgagtctgtgtaatcgaataattaagtgaaaggggcgtgttcaaaataatagcagtgtggagtttaattagtgaggtcattcattctgtgaaaaaacagatgtcagtcaggtggccctaatttaaggatgaagccagcacatgttgtacatccatttctctctgaaaacctgagaaacatgggtcgttccagacattgttcagaagaacagcgtgctttgattaaaacatcgattggagaggtaaaacgtatactgtaaagaagtgcagaaaatgatgggctgctcggctaaaatgatctccagtgctttaaaatggacagcaaagccagagagacgtggaagaaaacagaagactaccattcgaatggatcgaagaatagccagaatggcaaagactcagccaatgatcagctccagggtgatcaaagacggtctgaagttacctgtgagtactgtgacaattagaagacgcctgtgtgaagctaatctatcggcaagaagctcccgcaaagttccactgttaaaaaaaagacgtgctgaagaggatacaatttgccaaagaacacatcgactggcctaaagagaaatggaaaaacattttgtggactgatgaaagtaaaattgttctttttgggtccaagggccgcagacagtttttcagacgacccccaaacactgaattcaagccacagtacactctgaagacagtgaagcatggtggtgcaagcatcatgatatggggatgcttctcttactgtggtgtcgggcccatttatcgcataccagggatcatggatcagtttgcatagatcaaaatacttgaggaggtcatgttgccttatgctgaagaggaaatgcccttgaaatgggtgtttcaacaagacaacgaccccaaacacaccagtaagcgagcagcatcagggttcgagaccaacaaaatgaaagtcatggagtggccagcccaatccccggaccttaatccgatagaaaacttgtggggtgacatcaaaaatgctgtttctgaggcaaaaccaagaaatgcagaggaattgtggaatgttgtcaaatcatcctgggctggaatacctgttcacaggtgccagaagttctcagaaaccgtggttatacaactgaatattagtttagtgattcacaggaatactaaatccttaagatttttgcagtttatacagtaaatatttggagtttgtaatgaaaaatgcagacactgctattttttttaacagcccaatgttcatttttcttcattttctgtaaagtaattaaaatattcatacatttttcttggcagcacggtggtgtagtggttagtgctgtcgcctcacagcaagaaggtcctgggttcgagccccgtggccggcgagggccttt of Neoarius graeffei isolate fNeoGra1 chromosome 22, fNeoGra1.pri, whole genome shotgun sequence contains these proteins:
- the ppp1r11 gene encoding E3 ubiquitin-protein ligase PPP1R11, with the protein product MAEVAGPSSETITETVQTGTPPPPQQEGRSLTIKLRKRKTDKKVEWSSDTVDNEHMGRRSSKCCCVYEKPRQFGESSTESEGEDEEGCGSAHCILGHGRGHGQRGDSGGTTTPPSSGGTNPH